In Roseomonas fluvialis, one genomic interval encodes:
- a CDS encoding DUF817 domain-containing protein produces the protein MTDSAASAWPPIARFIAAERRLSARAVRAGPVAAGFYEFLRFGAKQGWACLFGGALLALLVATHLFYPRESWLPRYDFLLVACIGIQAALLALRMETLDEARVILVFHVVGTAMEVFKTAVGSWSYPEFSYLRIGGVPLFTGFMYAAVGSYVARAWRLFDFRFTRHPPAWAVLVLGAAIYVNFFTHHYTWDARWVLFAAAGVMFGRCRIWFRPWRRYRWMPLLVGFGLVALFIWFAENLGTFAGVWLYPHQRGGWSMVPPAKFGAWFLLMLLSYALVFALHEGRGAVRAPPPRAKMAFPSARASATVR, from the coding sequence ATGACTGACAGCGCCGCTTCCGCCTGGCCGCCGATCGCGCGCTTCATTGCGGCCGAGCGGCGCCTGTCCGCGCGTGCCGTGCGGGCCGGGCCGGTCGCGGCGGGGTTCTACGAATTCCTGCGCTTCGGTGCGAAGCAGGGCTGGGCCTGCCTGTTCGGGGGCGCGCTGCTGGCACTGCTGGTCGCCACCCACCTGTTCTACCCGCGCGAGTCCTGGCTGCCGCGCTACGATTTCCTCCTCGTCGCGTGCATCGGGATCCAGGCCGCGCTGCTCGCGCTGCGCATGGAGACGCTCGACGAAGCGCGCGTCATCCTGGTCTTCCACGTGGTCGGCACGGCCATGGAGGTGTTCAAGACCGCCGTGGGGTCCTGGAGCTACCCGGAATTCTCCTACCTGCGGATTGGCGGCGTGCCGTTGTTCACCGGGTTCATGTACGCCGCCGTCGGGTCCTACGTCGCGCGCGCCTGGCGGCTGTTCGACTTCCGCTTCACGCGCCACCCGCCCGCCTGGGCGGTGCTGGTGCTGGGGGCGGCGATCTACGTGAACTTCTTCACCCACCACTACACCTGGGATGCGCGCTGGGTGCTGTTCGCCGCGGCGGGCGTTATGTTCGGCCGGTGCCGGATCTGGTTCCGCCCCTGGCGCCGCTACCGCTGGATGCCGCTGCTGGTCGGCTTCGGCCTGGTCGCGCTGTTCATCTGGTTCGCCGAGAACCTCGGCACCTTCGCCGGCGTCTGGCTGTACCCGCACCAGCGCGGCGGCTGGTCGATGGTGCCGCCGGCGAAGTTCGGCGCCTGGTTCCTGCTCATGCTGCTGTCATATGCCCTGGTGTTTGCGCTGCATGAGGGCAGGGGCGCGGTGCGCGCGCCGCCGCCACGCGCAAAGATGGCTTTCCCCAGCGCGCGCGCCTCTGCCACGGTGCGGTGA
- a CDS encoding MFS transporter translates to MPAAFAPFRHPAFRMLWWANLAANIGLWVQNTGAGWMMTSLDPSPVMVSLVQAASMLPVFLLALPAGALADIIDRRVYLIGAQAWVLSMAALLAVLTWAGVLGPWGLLVLTFCIGMGNALNFPAWAATTPELVPREDLVQAIALNGIGFNLSRAVGPAIGGFAIAMAGTEAAFALNAVCFLVLLLALVFWKREAPRSALPPEHFLGAMRAGLRFVAASPAMRATILRACVFFFFTAAVWGMLPLVVRGRLGLGPEAYGIMLGVMGVGAVATGFAMPALRTRLPTRSAMVTAFSLVSAAALALLGVSGHWLPAAVSMLLFGAGWLGAASTLQAAAQFATPAWVRARAIGIYQLCFFGAMTLGAVLWGWAGASLGIQPALLAAAGAAVACAILVRGWPLDSQPATEAPAVPMPRPEAPDESLRDALAGDSGRVLEVVRYTVDPADREAFLAAMREARRVRLRSGALAWRLLEDVAHPERWIELWAVESWTEHLREAGRLDAADRAVLARAAGFQSGDAAPEAARYLAVLP, encoded by the coding sequence ATGCCCGCCGCCTTCGCGCCCTTCCGCCACCCGGCCTTCCGCATGCTCTGGTGGGCGAACCTCGCGGCCAATATCGGGCTATGGGTGCAGAACACCGGCGCGGGCTGGATGATGACCAGCCTCGATCCTTCGCCGGTCATGGTCTCGCTGGTGCAGGCGGCGTCGATGCTGCCGGTCTTCCTGCTGGCGCTGCCGGCGGGCGCGCTGGCCGACATCATCGACCGGCGCGTCTACCTCATCGGCGCGCAGGCCTGGGTGCTGTCGATGGCCGCACTGCTGGCGGTGCTGACCTGGGCGGGCGTGCTCGGCCCCTGGGGGCTGCTGGTGCTGACCTTCTGCATTGGCATGGGAAATGCGCTGAACTTCCCCGCCTGGGCCGCCACCACGCCCGAACTGGTCCCGCGCGAGGATTTGGTGCAGGCCATCGCGCTGAACGGGATCGGCTTCAACCTCTCGCGCGCCGTGGGGCCGGCGATCGGCGGCTTTGCCATCGCCATGGCGGGCACCGAGGCGGCCTTCGCGCTGAACGCCGTCTGCTTCCTGGTGCTGCTGCTCGCGTTGGTGTTCTGGAAGCGCGAGGCACCGCGCAGCGCCTTGCCGCCCGAACACTTCCTGGGTGCCATGCGCGCCGGTCTGCGCTTCGTGGCGGCCAGCCCCGCGATGCGCGCGACCATCCTGCGCGCCTGCGTGTTCTTCTTCTTCACCGCGGCGGTGTGGGGGATGCTGCCGCTGGTGGTGCGCGGGCGGCTCGGACTGGGGCCGGAGGCCTATGGCATCATGCTCGGCGTGATGGGCGTGGGCGCCGTCGCGACCGGTTTCGCCATGCCGGCGCTGCGTACGCGCCTGCCCACGCGCTCGGCCATGGTGACCGCCTTTTCGCTGGTTTCGGCGGCGGCGTTGGCGCTGCTCGGCGTCTCGGGGCATTGGCTGCCGGCCGCGGTGTCGATGCTGCTGTTCGGTGCCGGCTGGCTGGGTGCGGCCAGCACGCTGCAGGCCGCGGCGCAATTCGCCACGCCGGCCTGGGTGCGGGCACGCGCCATCGGCATCTACCAGCTGTGCTTCTTCGGCGCGATGACGCTGGGCGCGGTGCTGTGGGGCTGGGCCGGGGCGAGCCTCGGTATCCAGCCGGCGCTGCTGGCCGCGGCCGGCGCGGCGGTGGCTTGCGCGATCCTGGTGCGCGGCTGGCCGCTCGATTCCCAACCGGCGACCGAAGCCCCCGCCGTGCCCATGCCGCGGCCCGAAGCGCCGGACGAATCGCTCCGCGATGCGCTGGCCGGCGACAGCGGGCGCGTGCTCGAGGTCGTCCGCTACACCGTGGATCCGGCCGACCGCGAGGCCTTCCTGGCCGCGATGCGCGAGGCGCGGCGCGTGCGGCTGCGCTCCGGCGCCCTGGCCTGGCGGCTGCTCGAGGATGTCGCGCATCCCGAACGCTGGATCGAACTCTGGGCCGTCGAATCCTGGACCGAGCACCTGCGCGAGGCCGGGCGCCTCGATGCTGCCGACCGCGCCGTGCTGGCCCGCGCCGCCGGCTTCCAGAGCGGCGATGCGGCGCCCGAGGCGGCGCGCTACCTGGCCGTGCTGCCGTGA
- the dps gene encoding DNA starvation/stationary phase protection protein Dps, giving the protein MAKPKPGKIAATRNDLGANVREASVGVLNAALADTMDLTNGVRMAHWTVRGPQFAALHALFETFYDQLGEATDDLAERVVQLGGTPDGTTQLVGEKSRLPPYPPGLRDGMDHVKALADRYAALAATVRAGIDTTGDAGDADTADLLTGLSRTLDKALWMLEAHLG; this is encoded by the coding sequence ATGGCCAAGCCCAAGCCCGGCAAGATCGCGGCGACGCGCAACGACCTCGGCGCCAATGTGCGCGAGGCGTCGGTCGGTGTGCTGAACGCCGCCCTGGCGGATACGATGGATCTGACCAACGGCGTGCGCATGGCGCATTGGACCGTGCGCGGCCCGCAATTCGCCGCGCTGCACGCGTTGTTCGAAACCTTCTACGACCAGCTCGGCGAGGCGACCGACGACCTGGCGGAACGCGTGGTGCAGCTGGGCGGCACGCCGGACGGCACGACGCAGCTGGTTGGCGAGAAGTCCCGCCTGCCGCCGTATCCGCCCGGGCTGCGCGACGGCATGGACCACGTGAAGGCGCTGGCCGACCGCTACGCGGCGCTGGCTGCGACGGTGCGCGCTGGCATCGACACCACCGGCGATGCCGGGGATGCCGATACGGCGGATCTGCTGACCGGCCTGTCCCGCACGCTCGACAAGGCGCTGTGGATGCTCGAGGCGCATCTGGGCTGA
- a CDS encoding putative adhesin: MGSLSSVFRSWKRHVTSEVHRQPSMQWSNGGAPVLATTNFYIVGDLAGATACYITAHGGLSDGDYYFDNTAFRVPAGVTINFYQPHGYTLGFHTGALRNNAPIAHGGTDDQSYGAGADCPNYMLTKDQGMHAAGDMDTARRFDMTYAAMQEIVEEQDIVIVSVRNRWFHAGVTLKSAVSEVTSAAPGITTFNCLFCRVTDDSGDDRWNAVGGMWDQG; the protein is encoded by the coding sequence ATGGGATCGCTGTCATCCGTGTTCCGCAGTTGGAAGCGGCATGTCACCTCCGAGGTGCATCGGCAGCCGAGCATGCAGTGGTCCAACGGCGGTGCGCCGGTCCTGGCCACCACGAATTTCTACATCGTGGGCGACCTGGCCGGTGCCACGGCCTGCTACATCACGGCCCACGGCGGCCTGAGCGATGGCGACTACTATTTCGACAATACCGCCTTCCGCGTGCCGGCCGGCGTGACCATCAATTTCTACCAGCCGCACGGCTACACGCTGGGCTTCCACACCGGCGCGCTGCGCAACAATGCGCCGATCGCCCATGGCGGCACCGACGACCAGAGCTACGGCGCCGGTGCGGATTGCCCGAACTACATGCTGACCAAGGACCAGGGCATGCATGCGGCGGGCGACATGGACACGGCCCGCCGGTTCGACATGACCTACGCCGCGATGCAGGAGATCGTCGAGGAGCAGGACATCGTGATCGTCAGCGTGCGCAATCGCTGGTTCCATGCGGGGGTCACGCTGAAATCCGCGGTCTCCGAGGTGACGTCGGCCGCGCCGGGCATCACGACCTTCAACTGTCTGTTCTGCCGCGTGACCGATGATTCGGGCGATGATCGCTGGAACGCCGTCGGCGGCATGTGGGACCAAGGCTGA